A genomic window from Clostridia bacterium includes:
- a CDS encoding PLDc_N domain-containing protein has product MEFLRENFTLLLPIIILQLGLMIAGLVDLLRREQVTGGNKLIWALVIVFINIIGPIAYFAFGRKD; this is encoded by the coding sequence ATGGAATTTCTCCGCGAAAACTTCACCCTCCTACTGCCCATCATTATCCTGCAACTGGGACTAATGATCGCCGGCCTAGTGGACCTGTTGCGGCGAGAACAAGTAACCGGCGGCAACAAATTGATCTGGGCCTTGGTAATAGTATTCATCAACATTATCGGCCCTATTGCTTATTTCGCCTTTGGAAGAAAGGATTGA